Proteins encoded by one window of uncultured Draconibacterium sp.:
- a CDS encoding serine hydrolase: MKTRIKVIGIAILFFVLAAASCNSTSKNYNYQVPAQTNDGLQVESLEESHIDSTLIIDVAERIQKGKYGEIHSMLIYKNNKLVFEDYFEGHKYQWDAPGHKGDYITWDATTPHVLQSATKSFVSMCFGIAIEKGYIESIDQSIFDYLPEYQNYNADNKNYVTIKTLLTMTSGFLWDEWSVALSSTQNDAIGIYFSDKDPVEFVLERPLIAVPGTHFTYSGGDMQILEKILKNATGMNIDEFSEKYLFEPLGIESNDWWLRYDTGEISTGGGLKLTPRDMLKVGVLFLNDGVWNGEQIISKEWVEKCGHPFGPNYGIKIPGEDLGTVGYGYTWWTKQYEEYGRMYCALGWGGQKIMVFPDLNAVVVFTGANFKSKVKQNRILENFVLPALQ; the protein is encoded by the coding sequence ATGAAAACTCGAATAAAAGTAATAGGAATAGCCATCTTATTTTTTGTTCTGGCAGCTGCTAGCTGTAACAGCACAAGCAAAAACTACAATTACCAGGTTCCGGCGCAAACAAACGACGGGCTACAAGTTGAATCGCTGGAAGAATCACACATTGATTCTACATTGATAATTGATGTTGCAGAACGCATTCAGAAAGGGAAATATGGAGAAATTCATTCGATGCTGATTTATAAAAATAACAAGTTGGTTTTCGAAGATTATTTCGAGGGGCATAAATACCAGTGGGATGCTCCGGGCCATAAAGGTGATTATATAACCTGGGATGCAACTACGCCACACGTGCTGCAATCAGCCACTAAAAGTTTTGTGTCGATGTGTTTTGGAATTGCCATTGAAAAGGGATATATCGAAAGTATTGATCAATCGATTTTTGATTATCTGCCTGAATACCAAAATTACAATGCCGACAACAAAAACTATGTTACGATAAAAACCTTGCTTACCATGACATCCGGCTTTCTATGGGATGAATGGAGCGTTGCATTGAGCAGTACTCAAAACGATGCCATCGGTATCTATTTTTCCGATAAAGATCCTGTTGAATTTGTATTAGAGCGACCGTTGATTGCTGTTCCCGGAACACATTTTACCTATTCGGGAGGCGACATGCAAATTCTGGAAAAAATTCTAAAGAATGCAACCGGAATGAATATCGATGAATTTTCGGAGAAGTATTTATTCGAACCGCTCGGAATTGAATCAAATGACTGGTGGTTAAGGTACGACACCGGCGAAATCAGTACTGGTGGTGGTTTAAAACTCACACCGCGAGACATGCTAAAAGTTGGCGTACTGTTTTTAAACGATGGCGTTTGGAATGGAGAGCAAATTATTTCAAAAGAGTGGGTTGAAAAATGTGGACATCCGTTTGGGCCGAATTATGGCATAAAAATTCCGGGAGAAGATTTGGGAACCGTTGGATACGGATATACGTGGTGGACCAAGCAGTACGAAGAATATGGACGCATGTACTGTGCTCTGGGTTGGGGTGGACAGAAAATTATGGTTTTCCCGGATTTAAATGCAGTTGTTGTATTTACCGGTGCTAACTTCAAATCGAAAGTGAAGCAAAACCGTATTCTTGAAAATTTTGTTTTACCGGCGCTTCAATAA
- a CDS encoding DUF418 domain-containing protein translates to MENSKPFAPINKQNRIEYLDMVRGIAIFGILIANLRWFSLYTPGVPARFIFPEIDHTVRLLQYIFIEGKFYSIFSLLFGWGMAIQIERSRRDDASTAAFLKRRMWFMLLLGGIHMFVIWEGDIVFLYGLMGFILVSLRKYSNRTLLITGIALLLSPIFLYFLKMQFSWVNWPSDILYEVGEKVYQMQGLIDQDTSRTPVLAETTNIFSIVGITWADAPYRFAYLFFVSRIPKVLGAMLIGFVIARTDFYTKAIQYKTRMLQFFVVGLLIFVPLNTVLVLHLKNEDAYYALQTEGLYYVVVYAFTIFPLSLVYMAGLALAFEKRWAHKILKPVLSVGRTAFSNYVGQSLIGIILFYGIGFGWAQQFGPLAWTILAVIIFSAEVIISSIWLKYFRFGLLEWIWRSFTYRKVQPLLVARK, encoded by the coding sequence ATGGAAAACAGTAAACCATTTGCTCCTATAAATAAACAAAACCGAATCGAATATCTCGACATGGTAAGAGGAATTGCCATATTCGGAATTCTGATCGCAAACCTACGCTGGTTTTCATTGTATACTCCCGGTGTACCGGCACGTTTTATTTTCCCCGAAATTGATCATACTGTAAGGTTATTACAATACATCTTTATAGAAGGAAAATTCTATTCAATTTTTAGTTTGTTATTTGGATGGGGAATGGCAATTCAAATAGAACGTTCCAGAAGAGACGATGCTTCAACTGCGGCTTTTTTAAAGCGACGAATGTGGTTTATGCTTTTACTTGGTGGAATTCATATGTTTGTTATTTGGGAAGGAGATATTGTTTTTCTTTATGGTCTGATGGGATTTATCCTCGTTTCACTGCGTAAATATTCCAATCGCACACTGCTGATTACCGGTATAGCTTTGTTATTATCGCCGATTTTTTTGTATTTCCTTAAAATGCAATTCTCATGGGTTAACTGGCCATCGGACATTTTATATGAAGTTGGAGAAAAAGTTTATCAAATGCAGGGATTAATTGATCAGGATACCAGTAGAACACCAGTTTTGGCTGAAACAACAAATATTTTCTCCATTGTTGGAATAACCTGGGCTGATGCTCCATATCGGTTTGCCTATTTGTTTTTTGTTAGTCGTATTCCAAAAGTTTTGGGAGCGATGTTAATCGGTTTTGTAATTGCCCGAACCGATTTTTACACGAAAGCCATACAGTACAAAACAAGAATGTTACAGTTTTTTGTAGTGGGCTTGTTGATATTTGTCCCGCTAAATACTGTTCTCGTGCTTCATTTGAAAAATGAAGATGCATATTACGCCTTGCAAACAGAAGGCTTGTACTATGTAGTTGTTTATGCTTTTACGATATTTCCACTCTCACTTGTCTATATGGCCGGGCTGGCCTTGGCATTTGAAAAACGCTGGGCTCATAAAATACTAAAACCGGTGTTATCGGTGGGACGCACAGCCTTTAGTAATTATGTAGGGCAAAGTCTCATCGGTATAATTCTGTTTTATGGCATTGGTTTTGGCTGGGCACAACAATTTGGGCCGCTCGCCTGGACCATTTTGGCAGTAATCATCTTTTCTGCCGAGGTGATTATTAGTTCTATTTGGCTAAAATACTTTCGATTTGGCTTGCTGGAATGGATTTGGCGTAGCTTTACTTACAGAAAGGTTCAGCCGTTGCTTGTGGCCAGGAAATAA
- a CDS encoding glycine betaine/L-proline ABC transporter ATP-binding protein: MPDNRKIKIRVEDLTLIFGKRKKDALKLLEQGVSKDEILKRTKCTVGVNRASFEIKEGEIFVIMGLSGSGKSTLIRCLNRLNEPTAGKVIFDDHDITRETNKELLETRRTEMSMVFQKFGLLPHRTILENAAFGLEIRGEEKEDREKRAKRALETVGLKGYEAQYPSELSGGMQQRVGLARALANDPGVLLMDEAFSALDPLIKSDMQDELLEIQGKLQKTIVFITHDLDEAIKIGDRIAIMKDGVVEQIGTAEEILTNPASEYVEAFVEKVDRKTIITAESLMFKKNTTLEVHKDGPKGAVRKMRSIAVDQLPVIDEQKKFLGHVWLKDILALEKEKAASIETAIKTNVPSVYKHYTVEEMLPLITGIRHPLAVIEEETGKFLGQVTQTSLIIEATRFEKSDVIELKEIANEL; the protein is encoded by the coding sequence ATGCCTGATAATAGAAAAATAAAAATTAGAGTTGAAGATCTGACACTGATCTTTGGCAAACGTAAGAAAGATGCACTAAAGTTGCTTGAGCAAGGTGTTTCAAAAGATGAAATATTAAAGCGTACAAAGTGCACAGTAGGTGTGAATCGTGCAAGTTTTGAAATAAAGGAAGGCGAGATCTTTGTGATAATGGGACTTTCCGGGAGTGGAAAATCAACACTTATCCGTTGTTTAAACCGCTTGAACGAACCTACCGCAGGAAAGGTAATTTTTGACGACCACGATATTACGCGCGAAACAAATAAAGAACTATTGGAAACCCGTAGAACTGAAATGAGTATGGTTTTTCAAAAGTTTGGATTACTGCCCCACCGAACGATTTTAGAAAATGCCGCTTTTGGTTTGGAAATTCGTGGAGAGGAAAAAGAAGATCGCGAAAAACGAGCGAAACGGGCTCTTGAAACAGTTGGTCTTAAAGGTTATGAAGCACAATACCCGTCAGAATTGTCTGGCGGAATGCAACAACGCGTTGGACTGGCACGTGCACTGGCAAACGATCCTGGAGTGTTGCTTATGGACGAAGCCTTTTCTGCTCTCGATCCACTCATTAAATCTGATATGCAGGACGAACTGCTGGAGATTCAGGGCAAACTGCAAAAAACAATTGTGTTTATCACACACGATTTGGATGAAGCCATTAAAATTGGCGACCGGATTGCCATTATGAAAGATGGTGTTGTGGAACAAATTGGTACTGCAGAAGAAATTCTTACCAATCCGGCAAGCGAATATGTAGAAGCTTTTGTGGAAAAGGTAGATCGTAAAACGATTATTACCGCTGAATCATTGATGTTTAAAAAGAATACTACGCTTGAAGTGCATAAAGACGGACCAAAAGGTGCTGTTCGAAAAATGCGTTCCATCGCAGTTGACCAATTGCCTGTAATCGATGAACAGAAGAAATTCCTGGGTCATGTTTGGCTAAAAGATATTCTGGCGCTTGAAAAAGAAAAAGCCGCATCGATTGAAACGGCGATAAAGACAAACGTGCCAAGTGTATACAAGCACTATACTGTGGAAGAAATGCTTCCGCTAATTACCGGGATAAGACACCCACTGGCAGTAATTGAAGAAGAAACCGGTAAATTTTTAGGGCAGGTTACG
- a CDS encoding alpha/beta fold hydrolase — protein MKLKKKRTLLIVILGLIVFLILPPAFKNKPQRMLTGPDLSEIEYSEITFENKADSLKLAGMLMLPEGDGPFPVVVFIHGSGPSFRNSVWYLSVAKHLTNNGIAVVLPDKRGCEKSEGEWIGADFNQLASDVLAAVEYVKGQNTFDYSEIGVLGMSQGGWIAPVAATKSADIDFVATMSGATVTTDEQLVYEEINNMEPYTYRFIAKALAPLTSKRISKMPHQKALVGFDPIPYWQQIHVPVFIGFGGDDRNVPVDKCKEKLKVNNLNNFLVKVYPKGGHAISDPVTNKVSAEYLDDLVAFIPLPLVNTNKTLTELPKND, from the coding sequence ATGAAACTAAAAAAGAAACGAACTTTACTAATTGTAATCCTGGGATTAATAGTATTTCTAATTTTACCGCCGGCATTTAAAAACAAGCCGCAAAGGATGTTAACCGGACCGGATCTTTCAGAAATAGAATATTCCGAAATTACATTTGAGAACAAAGCAGATAGTTTAAAACTGGCAGGAATGCTGATGTTACCTGAAGGCGACGGGCCATTTCCCGTGGTTGTTTTTATCCACGGATCAGGACCAAGTTTTAGAAACAGTGTTTGGTATTTATCGGTGGCAAAGCATTTAACAAATAATGGAATTGCCGTTGTGCTTCCCGATAAAAGAGGATGTGAAAAATCGGAAGGAGAATGGATTGGAGCTGATTTTAACCAATTAGCAAGTGATGTTTTAGCAGCTGTTGAATATGTAAAAGGGCAGAATACTTTTGACTATTCTGAAATTGGCGTTTTGGGGATGAGCCAGGGGGGATGGATTGCCCCGGTTGCCGCAACCAAATCTGCAGATATTGATTTTGTGGCAACCATGTCAGGGGCAACGGTTACAACCGACGAACAATTGGTGTACGAAGAAATTAATAATATGGAACCTTATACTTATCGGTTTATTGCAAAGGCTCTTGCTCCGCTTACTTCCAAAAGGATCAGCAAAATGCCCCATCAGAAAGCACTGGTTGGTTTTGATCCTATTCCGTATTGGCAACAAATACATGTTCCGGTATTTATTGGATTTGGAGGCGATGACAGAAATGTTCCTGTTGATAAATGTAAGGAGAAACTAAAAGTTAACAATCTTAATAATTTCCTTGTAAAGGTTTATCCCAAGGGTGGTCATGCCATTAGCGATCCTGTCACAAATAAGGTGAGCGCTGAATATCTTGACGATTTGGTTGCATTTATTCCGCTACCTCTTGTAAACACAAATAAAACGTTGACTGAGCTACCGAAAAATGATTAA
- a CDS encoding class I SAM-dependent methyltransferase, with protein MTAKIGQISQTAFVTLQCHALDAISRHPILNDRYSLDTLEALKEITGLPGFNSNQIKKSLVNHIALRARQYDLFAKSFIEKHPDAAVVNIGCGMDNRFKRIDNGKILFYDLDLPDIINIKEKIIAPTKRYSQFSQSVFEFDWINEIDREHVFLMAEGVFMYCELADVKALFGELQRKFTNPEVVFEVFNTKWLTGWRGKMMAIKMKKELKLGDETLFKFGITDSNEIETWDTNYKYIKDWSYLDEEEANIPFRNFFRNKDAFRKIQWTVHYKLKSN; from the coding sequence ATGACTGCAAAAATCGGACAAATTTCTCAAACCGCATTTGTAACATTGCAATGTCATGCTTTGGATGCAATCTCCAGGCATCCCATATTAAATGACAGGTATTCTTTAGACACTTTGGAGGCGTTAAAGGAGATAACGGGACTTCCGGGATTTAACTCAAACCAAATTAAAAAGAGTCTGGTCAATCACATCGCACTTCGTGCCCGGCAGTATGATTTATTTGCTAAAAGTTTTATTGAAAAACATCCTGATGCTGCGGTTGTAAATATTGGGTGTGGAATGGATAACCGGTTCAAAAGAATCGATAATGGGAAAATCCTTTTTTACGATCTGGATCTCCCTGATATTATTAACATCAAAGAAAAAATTATTGCGCCAACTAAACGTTACAGCCAATTTTCTCAATCGGTTTTCGAATTCGACTGGATAAACGAAATAGACAGAGAACACGTTTTTTTGATGGCAGAAGGAGTTTTCATGTATTGCGAATTGGCTGATGTGAAAGCTCTGTTTGGCGAACTTCAAAGAAAGTTTACCAATCCGGAAGTTGTTTTCGAAGTCTTTAACACGAAATGGCTTACTGGGTGGCGCGGAAAAATGATGGCCATAAAAATGAAAAAAGAGCTCAAACTTGGGGACGAAACGTTATTCAAATTTGGGATTACCGATAGTAATGAAATTGAAACATGGGATACGAATTACAAGTATATTAAGGACTGGTCGTACCTTGATGAAGAAGAAGCCAACATTCCGTTTAGGAATTTTTTTAGAAATAAAGATGCTTTCAGGAAAATACAATGGACAGTTCATTATAAACTTAAAAGCAATTAA
- a CDS encoding DUF6090 family protein, producing the protein MTRFFRHIQFRFGTERKLSAYLIYAAGEIFLLVIGILLALQINNWNSNRKDREAAIKAYQNISQQLTEDRNELISVRDFNNYYSARYERASELIAGHAAEKTDSIAILIMELSQYSDFHRSENIYETLVNSGSIKLLKNSNITSALQKLEMTYTSINKLEDIHWEIILNELYPEIRGVINYATLEIVKPDRLRSVEIQNFLVESIYLTKAKELVYNKAINEIDTLGDEIAKELNHKN; encoded by the coding sequence ATGACACGTTTTTTTCGACACATACAATTTCGGTTTGGGACAGAGAGAAAGCTTAGTGCATATTTGATTTATGCTGCAGGAGAAATTTTCCTGTTGGTTATAGGAATTTTGCTGGCACTACAGATTAATAACTGGAACTCGAACAGAAAAGACCGTGAGGCGGCTATAAAGGCCTATCAAAACATTAGCCAACAACTAACGGAGGACCGTAATGAACTGATCAGCGTAAGAGACTTCAATAATTATTATTCAGCAAGGTATGAACGTGCAAGTGAATTGATTGCTGGTCACGCAGCAGAGAAAACCGATTCTATTGCAATCCTGATCATGGAACTGTCACAGTATTCCGATTTCCACCGTAGTGAAAACATTTATGAAACGCTGGTTAACAGTGGTTCTATAAAACTGCTTAAAAATTCGAACATCACCAGTGCCCTTCAAAAACTTGAAATGACCTACACCAGTATAAATAAGCTGGAAGATATTCACTGGGAAATAATTTTAAACGAGTTGTATCCTGAGATCAGAGGTGTAATAAATTACGCAACGCTTGAAATCGTAAAACCTGACAGACTCCGTTCTGTTGAGATTCAGAATTTTCTTGTTGAAAGTATTTATCTTACAAAAGCCAAAGAATTGGTTTATAACAAAGCAATTAATGAAATAGACACTTTGGGTGATGAAATAGCCAAAGAATTAAATCATAAAAACTAG
- a CDS encoding amidohydrolase family protein has protein sequence MKTTNKIDVHHHIFPKEYVEALKEVGIEKSFGVKLPKWTVDTSFKKMKENGVQIAMLSISTPGVYFPDVKVPDDFPEVLARLTNEIIAETKDRYPDQFGGFATIPLLNPEAALTELNYALDTLHLNGVCLMTNYLGKYLGAETFEPFFKELNKRKAVVYIHPTDPGVEFDSELGMPNALIEAPFDTTRAVANMMYSGVLDRHPDIRYILSHGGGTIPYIAWRLAGIEYGQKDKKPPIIRTLYDFLVNGEPSKGLQHLKRMYYDTANVSGDYAIKTLQDFAGPDHIVFGTDVCISKLAPIVTKNLLKQGDFNDDQLEKMAYANCLKLFPELEKYYK, from the coding sequence ATGAAAACAACTAACAAAATTGATGTACATCACCATATTTTTCCAAAAGAATATGTTGAGGCGTTAAAGGAAGTAGGAATCGAAAAATCTTTTGGTGTAAAATTGCCAAAATGGACAGTGGACACTTCATTTAAAAAGATGAAAGAAAACGGAGTTCAAATTGCTATGTTGTCCATTTCAACACCGGGTGTTTACTTTCCCGACGTAAAAGTGCCTGATGATTTTCCTGAAGTTCTGGCACGATTAACCAACGAAATTATAGCAGAAACGAAAGACCGTTATCCTGATCAATTTGGTGGTTTTGCCACAATCCCTTTGTTAAATCCGGAAGCGGCTTTAACTGAATTGAACTATGCCTTAGACACTCTTCATTTAAATGGAGTTTGTTTGATGACCAATTATTTAGGCAAATATTTAGGTGCTGAAACTTTTGAGCCATTTTTTAAAGAGTTGAATAAACGAAAAGCTGTGGTTTATATTCATCCTACTGATCCGGGAGTAGAATTCGATTCGGAATTGGGTATGCCCAATGCATTAATAGAGGCACCTTTTGATACCACACGTGCTGTAGCCAACATGATGTACAGCGGAGTGCTTGACAGGCACCCTGATATTCGTTATATTTTATCGCACGGAGGTGGCACAATACCCTATATAGCATGGCGATTGGCAGGAATTGAGTATGGACAAAAAGATAAAAAGCCACCAATTATAAGAACTTTATACGATTTTCTGGTAAATGGCGAACCATCCAAAGGACTTCAACACCTGAAAAGAATGTATTACGATACGGCTAATGTTTCTGGTGACTATGCCATAAAAACGTTACAGGATTTTGCCGGTCCGGACCATATCGTTTTTGGAACTGATGTTTGCATTTCGAAACTGGCACCAATTGTAACTAAAAACCTACTAAAACAGGGAGACTTTAACGATGACCAATTAGAGAAAATGGCATATGCAAATTGCCTGAAATTATTTCCTGAGCTTGAAAAATACTATAAATGA
- a CDS encoding Gfo/Idh/MocA family oxidoreductase encodes MKSKSHSSRRSFIKNTVLGAALVSTAPTIMGNSYSQRIVLKSREFEPTQFAANDQVQLALIGAGIQGIYDTTSALRVPGVKLVAACDLYTGRLQRAKELWSDDIFVTRDYREILDRDDIDAVIIATPDHWHIKISTEALNAGKAVYCEKPMVQNFDEGHPLIQAWKDSGQVMQVGSQGMSSLGNEKAKQLYEDGAIGEIVMLDMFNDRYSAEGAWQYPIPPDANPDTVDYDTFLGRAPKVPFELKRFFRWRNYKDYGTGVAGDLFVHAFSTLHYVISSNGPERAQATGGLRYWDDGRDVPDVSITLYDFPKTNTHAAFNAAFRVNFIAGNGGGGGFRLVGTEGEMEIGSNSVRLIRSKLNMKPQSYSLIAYTEEMQKKIKEEYDMKYLNERKADLNVGETNYEAPRDYKGAHYDHFYNFFQGVRGQKEIVEDPVFGLRAAGAALLANESYYNAKPVLWNPDTMKLG; translated from the coding sequence ATGAAAAGTAAAAGTCATTCATCCCGACGATCGTTTATAAAAAATACGGTCCTCGGAGCAGCCCTAGTTTCCACAGCTCCAACAATTATGGGTAATTCCTACAGTCAGCGAATCGTGCTGAAATCGAGAGAATTTGAGCCAACACAATTTGCTGCCAACGATCAGGTACAACTGGCATTGATAGGAGCCGGAATACAGGGAATTTATGATACAACTTCGGCGCTTCGTGTTCCCGGAGTAAAGCTGGTAGCTGCCTGCGATTTATATACCGGCCGTTTACAACGTGCAAAAGAATTATGGAGCGATGATATTTTTGTAACCCGCGATTACCGCGAAATTCTTGACCGCGATGATATTGATGCGGTCATAATTGCTACTCCTGATCACTGGCACATAAAAATAAGTACGGAAGCGTTAAACGCCGGAAAAGCCGTTTACTGCGAAAAACCGATGGTGCAAAACTTTGATGAAGGTCATCCGCTGATTCAGGCATGGAAAGATTCAGGTCAGGTTATGCAGGTTGGAAGTCAGGGTATGTCGTCGCTGGGTAACGAAAAAGCCAAACAATTGTACGAAGATGGTGCGATCGGCGAAATTGTTATGCTCGACATGTTCAACGATCGTTATTCGGCAGAAGGAGCGTGGCAATATCCGATTCCACCGGACGCCAATCCTGACACTGTGGATTACGATACATTTTTAGGACGTGCACCAAAAGTACCGTTTGAGCTTAAACGCTTTTTCCGTTGGAGAAACTACAAGGATTACGGCACCGGAGTTGCCGGTGATTTGTTTGTACATGCATTTTCTACCTTGCATTATGTAATCAGTTCAAATGGTCCGGAACGAGCGCAGGCAACTGGTGGTTTACGCTATTGGGACGATGGGAGAGACGTTCCTGATGTTTCGATTACACTTTACGATTTCCCGAAAACGAATACACATGCCGCGTTTAATGCTGCTTTCCGTGTGAATTTTATAGCAGGAAATGGTGGAGGCGGCGGTTTCCGACTTGTGGGAACTGAAGGCGAAATGGAGATCGGTTCGAATAGTGTAAGACTCATCCGTTCGAAACTGAACATGAAACCGCAGAGTTATTCATTGATTGCTTACACCGAGGAAATGCAAAAGAAAATCAAGGAAGAATACGACATGAAATACCTCAACGAAAGAAAAGCTGATCTGAATGTTGGTGAAACGAATTATGAAGCTCCGCGCGATTATAAAGGTGCTCATTACGATCATTTCTATAATTTCTTCCAGGGCGTTCGCGGACAAAAGGAAATCGTTGAAGATCCTGTTTTCGGACTACGAGCTGCCGGTGCAGCGCTTTTAGCTAACGAAAGCTATTATAATGCAAAACCAGTACTTTGGAATCCTGATACGATGAAATTAGGATAG
- a CDS encoding GNAT family N-acetyltransferase, with the protein MYITNIETERLVIRRLYKSDSELWKKFFINNPGIDFLGLEVDMSIEDQSKSWIDKQLSRYANNLFGHQALIEKESGLLIGQCGLLTQEIEGNKEIEVGYHILPKYWGMGYATEAATKFRNFAFENELTDTLISVIDIRNTKSMNVARKLGMKQEKQLKIHGLDVWIYRINKENWICL; encoded by the coding sequence ATGTATATCACTAATATAGAAACAGAACGACTGGTTATAAGAAGATTGTATAAATCTGATAGCGAACTCTGGAAGAAGTTTTTTATTAATAATCCTGGAATCGATTTTTTAGGATTGGAAGTCGATATGAGCATTGAAGATCAGTCTAAATCTTGGATAGATAAACAGTTGTCAAGATATGCTAATAATCTTTTTGGTCATCAGGCTCTTATTGAAAAAGAAAGTGGATTACTTATTGGGCAGTGTGGATTATTAACACAGGAAATAGAAGGGAATAAAGAAATTGAAGTAGGATATCATATCCTTCCTAAATACTGGGGAATGGGTTATGCAACTGAAGCCGCAACAAAGTTTCGAAACTTTGCTTTTGAGAATGAGCTCACAGATACACTAATATCAGTAATTGATATTAGAAATACGAAATCAATGAACGTAGCCAGAAAACTGGGAATGAAACAAGAGAAACAGCTGAAAATTCATGGTTTAGATGTGTGGATTTACAGAATAAACAAAGAGAACTGGATATGCTTATAA
- a CDS encoding class I SAM-dependent methyltransferase, with amino-acid sequence MEQKIKETYWSRFSEDYEEKQQNVVGKELLSLTREEMLKESDLGKILELGCGTGLYTEILLKNSKIVVATDFSDEMVATAKQKRGNLQKVQFKRANALNLDFENESFDTVFMANLIHIIGNAEKVIQESKRVLKSGGCLIITSFAIDDMNFFSRMAIGIRYIKTFGKPSDEALKEKNTKKSVESLLVKNGFEISKSVMLGKKSKAFYITSIKN; translated from the coding sequence ATGGAACAGAAAATCAAAGAAACATACTGGAGCCGGTTTTCGGAGGATTACGAAGAAAAACAGCAAAACGTAGTTGGCAAAGAGTTGCTTTCTCTCACCAGAGAAGAAATGCTGAAAGAATCTGATTTAGGAAAAATTCTGGAACTGGGTTGCGGAACCGGATTATATACCGAAATCCTTTTGAAAAATTCAAAGATTGTTGTTGCCACGGATTTCTCCGATGAGATGGTTGCCACTGCAAAGCAAAAAAGAGGAAACCTGCAAAAAGTGCAATTCAAAAGAGCCAATGCCTTGAATCTTGATTTTGAAAATGAAAGCTTTGACACGGTTTTTATGGCTAACCTGATTCACATAATTGGGAATGCAGAAAAGGTGATTCAGGAAAGTAAGCGGGTATTAAAAAGCGGTGGATGCCTGATAATAACCTCTTTTGCTATAGATGATATGAATTTCTTTAGCCGGATGGCCATAGGAATTCGCTACATAAAAACTTTTGGGAAACCATCTGATGAAGCATTAAAAGAAAAAAACACCAAAAAAAGTGTCGAGAGTCTGCTTGTGAAGAATGGTTTTGAAATTTCCAAAAGTGTGATGTTGGGCAAGAAGTCCAAAGCATTTTATATCACATCAATAAAAAATTAG
- a CDS encoding alpha/beta hydrolase translates to MPYYKFENGKVFYEIFGEGEPLLLIHGNSVSSRMFHPIIKQYADNYKVILFDFPGHGKSSRLEKFETDFWYYNSKVANALLEELNLKNVNVIGTSGGALVGINLALEHPDKVKSLVADSFEGETSLGTFVKTIREDRERDKQIEEAQFFWKDMHGTDWEKVVDMDTNVNIEFAKTGNSFFHKSISELDVPTLLTGSLEDEYCNHLDKIFEGLKDKNSALKIHIFEKGNHPAMFSNHEEFFKIASEFIARKM, encoded by the coding sequence ATGCCTTACTATAAATTTGAAAACGGTAAAGTTTTTTATGAAATTTTTGGAGAAGGTGAGCCACTTTTATTGATTCATGGAAATAGTGTTTCATCCCGAATGTTTCATCCCATAATAAAACAATATGCTGATAATTACAAAGTAATACTTTTTGATTTTCCGGGGCACGGTAAATCTTCCCGATTGGAGAAGTTTGAAACGGATTTCTGGTATTACAATTCAAAGGTGGCAAACGCCTTGCTGGAGGAATTAAATCTAAAAAATGTAAATGTAATTGGCACTAGCGGCGGGGCATTGGTTGGGATTAACCTGGCGCTCGAACATCCGGATAAAGTCAAATCTTTGGTAGCCGATAGTTTTGAAGGAGAAACATCTTTGGGAACCTTTGTAAAGACCATAAGAGAAGACAGAGAAAGAGACAAACAGATTGAAGAAGCTCAGTTTTTCTGGAAAGATATGCATGGAACGGATTGGGAAAAAGTGGTTGATATGGACACCAATGTAAACATAGAATTTGCAAAAACCGGCAACTCTTTTTTCCATAAATCGATTTCGGAACTTGATGTGCCAACATTGCTCACAGGAAGTTTGGAAGATGAATATTGTAATCATCTGGATAAGATTTTCGAGGGATTAAAGGACAAAAATTCAGCTCTTAAAATTCATATTTTTGAGAAAGGCAATCATCCGGCTATGTTCTCGAATCATGAAGAATTTTTCAAAATTGCAAGTGAATTTATAGCTAGAAAGATGTGA